From a single Okeanomitos corallinicola TIOX110 genomic region:
- the murI gene encoding glutamate racemase: MYSSSGFQGNFDAFSDQEAQRSPIGVFDSGVGGLTVLRQIYQQLPNESIIYFGDTAHLPYGIRSQEEILQYVREILNWMLQQRVKMVIMACNTSSALALEIVRREFDFPILGVILPGAKAAVQQGQRIGVIATPATAKSNAYRQAIMEIQPDVQVWQVSCPEFVPLIEQNRIHDPYTTKVARAYLEPLLEQEIDTLVYGCTHYPHLAPVLRSLLPSHVNLVDPAVHVVTACNQELDLLNLKSNHLPMPTRFAVSGSPQQFALSGLQWLGYTPLVEHVYMSDATVS, encoded by the coding sequence GTGTATTCATCTTCTGGTTTTCAAGGTAATTTTGACGCTTTCTCAGATCAAGAAGCTCAACGCTCTCCTATTGGGGTTTTCGATAGCGGTGTAGGTGGGCTAACGGTATTACGACAAATCTATCAGCAACTTCCCAATGAATCAATTATTTATTTTGGGGATACTGCTCATCTTCCCTATGGGATCCGCTCACAGGAAGAAATTTTACAATATGTGAGGGAAATACTGAACTGGATGTTACAGCAAAGAGTGAAAATGGTGATAATGGCGTGTAACACCAGTTCTGCTCTAGCCCTGGAGATTGTGCGTAGAGAATTTGATTTTCCTATTTTGGGAGTTATTCTACCAGGAGCAAAGGCCGCAGTACAGCAAGGCCAGCGAATCGGTGTCATTGCTACGCCAGCCACTGCTAAAAGCAATGCCTATCGTCAAGCTATTATGGAAATCCAACCCGATGTCCAAGTCTGGCAAGTCAGTTGTCCAGAGTTTGTACCCCTAATTGAACAAAATCGTATCCACGATCCTTACACTACTAAAGTGGCTAGGGCTTATCTTGAACCTTTACTGGAACAGGAAATTGATACTTTAGTATATGGATGTACCCATTATCCACACCTAGCTCCTGTTTTGCGATCGCTGCTCCCTAGTCATGTTAATCTAGTAGACCCTGCTGTTCATGTAGTAACGGCTTGTAATCAAGAGTTGGATCTATTAAATCTGAAAAGCAATCACCTGCCAATGCCCACTCGCTTTGCTGTGAGCGGTTCTCCCCAACAGTTTGCCCTATCTGGATTACAGTGGTTAGGTTACACTCCACTGGTTGAACACGTGTATATGAGTGATGCCACAGTATCTTAG
- a CDS encoding N-acetylmuramoyl-L-alanine amidase, whose protein sequence is MKVHWLIPSTVGTICMVSSPATAAKLDSWRFDTNQNRLEINTSSPVQPQAQLIFNPTRLVIDLPGTSLDRSQTAQAIGGGIRTIRVGQFDEQTTRLVIELNPGYTLDPNLVKFSATTGSRWLVQLPKLATEVLPSSAYNGELPAETPKFTPPSSPFTPSPVPKNSYNMVTTTPVTLPKQEVVLNSTPGIVQIENFRVTSDGFFIRTSGGSPEIKVNRNQENRTINIDVVGAALSANLRQRDIVINRYGVSRVRFTQLSDTPSTVRMTLQVDKYSGDWQAKSSGAGGFIVLPDRLAKAQANQSNVENVTNSPATIQAVELAANGTQLLIKADKSVSATGGWDRSSGLFRITIPQAKLAPNVKGPAFDANSPVLRVRLQEVSNSVVVFVQPSSSQQIGELNQLGTQIIALEFRNSISLQPPTTLPPLPTSQGQLPDPYVENPPPQPQPRLSVPKGKLIVVIDPGHGGKDSGAPGIGGLLEKDVILPIGKRVAAILQQNGVQAVMTRDADFFVELQGRVDIANRVNANLFVSIHANSVDNRPDVNGLEVYYYDSGYGLAESVRKTILQDINTIKDRGTRKARFYVLRKNSMPAILVETGYMTGREDNARLRSPEYQNRMADAIARGILKYLQRKS, encoded by the coding sequence GTGAAAGTACACTGGTTAATACCCAGCACTGTTGGCACTATCTGTATGGTATCATCCCCAGCTACCGCAGCAAAATTAGACTCTTGGCGATTTGATACTAACCAAAACCGACTAGAAATTAATACATCTAGTCCTGTACAACCCCAAGCGCAACTAATTTTTAACCCCACTCGATTAGTAATTGATTTACCTGGTACGAGTTTGGATCGCTCACAAACTGCTCAAGCTATTGGTGGAGGTATTCGCACTATCCGCGTTGGTCAGTTTGACGAGCAAACAACCCGTCTAGTTATAGAACTAAATCCAGGCTATACCCTTGACCCTAATCTAGTAAAATTTAGTGCGACAACTGGCAGTCGTTGGCTTGTACAACTACCAAAATTAGCAACAGAAGTATTACCTTCCTCTGCTTATAATGGTGAGCTACCAGCAGAAACACCCAAATTTACACCCCCTTCATCACCATTTACACCATCACCAGTACCTAAAAATTCTTACAACATGGTGACAACAACTCCAGTCACCTTACCGAAACAAGAAGTGGTACTCAACTCCACCCCTGGAATAGTTCAAATAGAAAATTTCCGAGTAACATCTGATGGTTTTTTTATTCGTACCAGTGGTGGTAGTCCCGAAATTAAGGTTAATCGCAACCAAGAGAATCGCACCATCAATATTGATGTAGTTGGTGCTGCTTTATCTGCAAATCTACGACAACGAGATATAGTCATCAACCGCTATGGTGTCAGCCGTGTCCGATTTACCCAATTATCAGATACACCATCCACTGTACGCATGACTCTACAGGTAGATAAATACAGCGGAGACTGGCAAGCAAAAAGCAGTGGTGCAGGCGGTTTTATTGTTCTTCCTGATCGTCTTGCCAAAGCCCAAGCAAATCAATCTAATGTTGAAAATGTTACTAACTCCCCAGCGACAATTCAGGCTGTAGAATTAGCTGCTAATGGCACACAGCTACTAATTAAAGCTGATAAATCCGTATCTGCTACAGGTGGTTGGGATAGAAGCTCTGGTTTATTTAGAATTACTATTCCTCAAGCTAAATTAGCTCCCAATGTCAAAGGCCCTGCTTTTGATGCCAATAGTCCTGTACTCAGGGTACGTTTGCAAGAAGTCTCAAATAGTGTGGTTGTTTTTGTGCAACCCTCATCCAGTCAGCAAATTGGTGAACTCAATCAATTAGGAACGCAAATTATAGCTCTGGAGTTCAGAAACTCGATCAGTTTACAACCCCCTACTACTCTACCACCCTTACCAACCAGCCAAGGTCAACTTCCCGACCCCTATGTTGAAAATCCTCCACCACAACCCCAGCCACGCTTATCAGTTCCTAAAGGCAAACTGATAGTGGTGATTGACCCCGGACATGGTGGTAAGGATTCTGGCGCTCCTGGTATAGGTGGTTTGTTGGAAAAGGATGTGATTTTGCCCATTGGTAAGCGAGTGGCGGCAATTTTGCAACAAAATGGTGTACAAGCTGTTATGACTCGAGATGCTGACTTTTTTGTGGAATTACAAGGTCGTGTGGATATAGCCAACCGAGTTAATGCCAATTTATTTGTCAGTATCCACGCTAACTCAGTTGATAATCGCCCCGATGTGAATGGGTTGGAAGTATATTATTACGACAGTGGTTATGGTTTGGCGGAAAGTGTTCGTAAGACTATCCTTCAAGATATTAATACCATTAAAGACAGAGGCACTCGTAAGGCGAGATTTTATGTGCTGAGAAAGAATTCTATGCCTGCAATTTTAGTAGAAACGGGTTATATGACCGGCCGTGAGGATAATGCCCGTTTAAGATCACCAGAATATCAAAATCGTATGGCTGATGCGATCGCTCGCGGTATTCTCAAATATCTACAAAGGAAATCATAA
- a CDS encoding N-acetylmuramoyl-L-alanine amidase: MKLQYLLPGTFTTALLLSSPALAANLESWRFDKNQNQLEIRTSGAVQPEAQLIFNPTRLVIDLPNTKLGRSQSNQLVGGAISEVRAGQFNPETARIVIELNQGYTIDPTKIKFVPISPSRWRVQLPKIELERLVNNNNNNISNNNNTYNLATIDSQPKPEFSTAARITPGITQIQKLQTTGDGFFLRTSGGKPNTKVNRSQDRTTIFVDVDGANLSPELMQKSLSVNKHGVNRIEFTQLRTTPNSVRLTLRVDKNSPDWRVSASSVGGLVLLPNRGVVRLPDSNNSNNSSRPVSTASAPIVTNSPATIESVELAGNGTQLLIRADQALSATGNWDRSTGLYRIIIPNAKLAPKVKGPSFNANSPVLRVRLQSQSPDSVVIFVQPASGVRIGEINQVSNQLVALELQRYRSARPPIALPPLPSPNSGQLPDPNVRTPQPRPRTSVPKGKLLVIIDPGHGGKDPGAIGIAGVREKDIILPISLRIAEVLQQNGVQAVLTRDSDYFVSLPGRVQMAERANADVFVSIHANSVGLNRPEVSGLETYYYSSGLGLARAVHNKILQRVNVRDRRVRKARFYVLRKSSMPSILVETGYLTGREDIAKLKNPAYRNQMADAIAQGILQYLKSR; this comes from the coding sequence TTGAAACTACAATACTTGCTACCTGGTACTTTTACAACTGCTCTTTTACTATCTTCCCCAGCTTTAGCCGCAAATTTAGAATCATGGCGATTTGACAAAAATCAAAACCAATTAGAAATTAGAACATCAGGGGCTGTACAACCAGAAGCACAACTAATTTTTAACCCCACACGCTTGGTAATTGATTTACCTAATACCAAACTTGGGCGATCGCAATCAAATCAACTCGTCGGAGGGGCTATTAGCGAAGTTCGTGCTGGACAATTCAACCCAGAAACAGCAAGGATAGTTATAGAACTGAATCAGGGTTACACCATTGACCCGACAAAAATTAAATTTGTACCGATCAGTCCCAGTCGCTGGAGAGTACAATTACCTAAAATAGAACTAGAAAGACTGGTAAATAATAACAACAATAACATCAGCAACAATAATAATACTTATAATTTAGCCACCATAGACTCCCAGCCTAAACCAGAGTTTTCCACAGCAGCCAGAATTACCCCAGGGATAACTCAAATTCAAAAATTACAAACCACAGGAGATGGGTTTTTTCTTCGTACCAGTGGGGGTAAACCTAACACCAAAGTCAATCGTAGTCAGGATCGCACCACCATATTTGTAGATGTTGACGGTGCAAACCTATCACCAGAACTGATGCAGAAAAGTTTATCTGTCAATAAGCATGGTGTCAATCGCATAGAATTTACTCAGTTAAGAACAACACCCAACAGTGTGCGTTTGACGCTGAGGGTAGATAAAAATAGTCCTGACTGGCGAGTAAGTGCAAGTAGTGTAGGTGGATTAGTTCTACTACCCAATAGGGGAGTTGTCCGCTTACCCGATAGTAATAATAGTAATAACTCATCAAGACCAGTTTCCACCGCTTCTGCACCAATTGTGACTAACTCCCCCGCTACAATTGAGTCTGTGGAACTAGCTGGCAATGGGACACAACTACTTATTAGAGCCGACCAAGCATTATCTGCTACCGGAAACTGGGATAGAAGCACGGGATTATATCGGATTATTATTCCCAATGCTAAATTGGCACCCAAGGTCAAAGGACCATCTTTCAATGCCAACAGTCCAGTGCTGCGAGTACGTTTACAATCTCAATCTCCCGACTCTGTGGTTATTTTTGTGCAGCCAGCATCAGGAGTCAGAATTGGTGAGATTAATCAAGTTAGCAACCAGCTTGTAGCTTTAGAACTACAAAGGTATCGTTCAGCTAGACCTCCAATTGCCTTACCTCCCCTACCATCTCCTAACAGTGGGCAATTACCTGATCCAAACGTCAGGACTCCTCAACCTCGTCCCCGAACTTCCGTACCCAAAGGTAAATTATTAGTCATAATTGATCCAGGACATGGAGGTAAAGATCCAGGGGCCATAGGGATTGCCGGAGTTCGAGAGAAGGATATAATTCTACCTATTAGCCTGAGAATAGCAGAGGTTTTACAGCAAAACGGAGTCCAAGCTGTTTTGACCAGGGACTCTGACTACTTTGTTAGCCTTCCCGGAAGAGTACAAATGGCAGAACGAGCCAATGCTGATGTCTTTGTCAGTATTCATGCTAATTCAGTAGGTCTCAACCGTCCTGAAGTTAGTGGTCTGGAAACTTATTATTATAGTAGTGGTCTGGGTCTAGCACGTGCTGTCCATAATAAAATTCTCCAAAGAGTGAATGTTAGAGATAGGAGAGTACGCAAAGCAAGATTTTATGTCCTCAGAAAAAGTTCTATGCCCTCAATTTTGGTAGAAACAGGTTATCTAACTGGCAGAGAAGATATAGCTAAACTGAAAAACCCAGCCTATCGAAATCAAATGGCTGATGCGATCGCTCAAGGTATTCTTCAATACTTGAAAAGCCGATAA
- a CDS encoding cation:proton antiporter produces MQFFSAINFTVPLLASATESAESADSSMVVAAVLLSLVVIYFASKLGGELSNKIGLPPVLGELVGGVIVGTSVLHLLVFPEAGADSSSSLIMTFLQITAGLTPEATPQVFAAQSEVVSVLAELGVIILLFEIGLESNLKELMEVGIQAVLVAIVGVVVPFAAGTVGLMTLFGVSAVPAIFAGAALTATSIGITSKVLSELKCLNSKEGQIILGAAVIDDVLGIIVLAVVASLAKDGAVDVSNVVYLIISASAFLIGAIILGNVFNKTFVAIADLLKTRGGLVIPAFIFAFIMAYLADIINLEAILGAFAAGLVLEETDKRKELQKQVLPIADMLVPVFFVAVGAKTDLGVLNPSIPSNREGLIMAIFLITVAIIGKVITGLAVFGQPNINRLAIGVGMIPRGEVGLVFAGVGAASGALSKPLGAAIIMMVIITTFIAPPLLRFVFPQSETTDSADSAFAVATANENGNLEVTSNAQENVNK; encoded by the coding sequence ATGCAGTTTTTCAGCGCAATCAACTTTACTGTTCCCTTGTTAGCTAGTGCCACAGAATCCGCAGAATCCGCAGACAGTTCAATGGTGGTGGCGGCGGTGTTACTTAGCCTAGTGGTAATTTACTTTGCCAGCAAACTTGGCGGAGAATTATCTAATAAAATCGGCTTACCCCCGGTTTTAGGAGAACTTGTAGGAGGTGTCATAGTCGGGACTTCTGTACTACATCTATTAGTATTTCCAGAAGCTGGTGCAGACAGTTCTAGTTCATTAATTATGACTTTCCTGCAAATAACAGCTGGTTTAACACCAGAAGCCACCCCACAGGTATTTGCTGCACAGTCAGAAGTCGTTTCTGTTTTAGCAGAATTGGGTGTGATTATCCTGCTATTTGAAATTGGTTTGGAGTCCAACCTCAAAGAATTGATGGAAGTAGGCATTCAAGCTGTACTAGTAGCAATAGTTGGGGTAGTAGTACCCTTTGCTGCCGGTACAGTGGGCTTAATGACGCTATTTGGCGTGAGTGCTGTACCTGCCATTTTTGCTGGTGCAGCTTTAACCGCTACAAGCATCGGTATCACCTCCAAAGTTCTATCAGAACTAAAATGTCTGAACTCCAAAGAAGGACAGATTATTCTTGGTGCAGCGGTAATAGATGACGTATTGGGAATTATCGTCTTAGCCGTAGTAGCTAGTTTGGCTAAAGATGGTGCAGTTGATGTCAGCAATGTTGTTTATCTGATCATCAGCGCCAGTGCTTTTCTGATCGGTGCGATTATTTTGGGTAATGTTTTCAATAAGACTTTTGTGGCGATCGCCGATCTACTCAAAACACGGGGTGGGCTGGTAATACCTGCTTTCATCTTCGCCTTTATCATGGCTTATCTTGCTGATATTATCAACCTAGAAGCTATTCTGGGAGCATTTGCAGCAGGTTTAGTCCTGGAAGAAACAGATAAACGCAAGGAACTACAAAAGCAAGTTCTTCCTATTGCGGATATGCTAGTACCTGTATTCTTTGTAGCTGTAGGTGCAAAAACAGACTTAGGAGTTTTAAACCCCTCAATTCCCAGTAATCGAGAAGGTTTAATTATGGCAATCTTCCTGATTACAGTGGCCATCATTGGTAAAGTAATTACAGGTTTAGCCGTGTTCGGTCAACCTAACATTAACCGTTTGGCTATTGGTGTGGGTATGATTCCCAGAGGTGAAGTAGGTTTAGTATTTGCCGGTGTTGGTGCAGCTAGTGGCGCTCTGTCAAAACCACTAGGGGCAGCAATTATTATGATGGTAATTATCACTACCTTTATAGCTCCCCCTCTGTTGAGATTTGTTTTCCCCCAATCAGAAACCACAGACTCGGCTGATTCAGCATTTGCTGTAGCAACGGCAAACGAGAATGGAAATTTAGAAGTTACCTCAAATGCTCAGGAGAATGTGAATAAGTAG
- a CDS encoding helix-turn-helix domain-containing protein translates to MSATNEKFLEACNNWDLETLYTDLASVKGKRLTPVEKLHLRGLLLGYSPAEIADKLDKDIRGVETDFSATIYRYVKGLVGKCNEKINNWRSVIEWLYEAGYKIETKNNNQQTVNFESVDMIGRIANIKFCKKKITIEIDTIEVDLLGKEQSFKNFNNSDDN, encoded by the coding sequence ATGTCAGCAACTAACGAAAAGTTTCTAGAAGCCTGTAATAACTGGGATTTGGAGACACTGTATACTGATCTGGCCTCTGTTAAAGGTAAACGGCTCACTCCCGTGGAAAAACTCCACCTGCGGGGGTTGCTTCTGGGTTACAGTCCTGCGGAAATTGCTGATAAACTAGATAAAGATATCAGAGGTGTAGAAACTGATTTTAGTGCCACTATATATAGATACGTCAAAGGTTTGGTGGGAAAGTGCAACGAAAAAATTAATAATTGGCGTAGTGTGATTGAATGGTTATATGAAGCAGGATATAAAATAGAAACTAAAAATAATAATCAACAAACTGTTAATTTTGAATCTGTAGATATGATTGGTAGAATTGCTAATATTAAATTCTGCAAGAAAAAAATTACTATTGAAATAGATACAATTGAAGTTGATTTATTAGGGAAAGAACAGTCTTTCAAGAATTTTAATAATTCTGATGACAATTAA
- a CDS encoding VWA domain-containing protein, translated as MPIYAEFADNPEPRCPVVLLLDISGSMSGSPIDQLNAGVATFKQEIEQDATASLRVEVAIITFGGTANLIQDFVTIDQFNPPHLTASGSTSMGAAIQMALREVENRKTEYKNNGIQYYQPWVFLITDGGPTDSWQSAAQQVRQADADRKISFFAVGVQGANMNILSQIAPPNTPPLMLDGLRFADLFRWLSDSMKRVSSSKVGTTQVSLPPVSGWATTST; from the coding sequence ATGCCTATATACGCTGAATTTGCCGATAACCCTGAACCACGTTGCCCAGTTGTGTTACTGCTTGATATATCCGGTTCTATGTCAGGTAGCCCTATTGATCAACTAAATGCGGGTGTTGCTACATTTAAGCAAGAAATAGAACAGGATGCTACGGCATCTTTGCGAGTTGAAGTTGCTATTATTACCTTTGGTGGCACTGCAAACTTAATACAAGACTTTGTGACTATTGATCAATTTAATCCACCCCATTTGACTGCAAGCGGTTCAACATCAATGGGAGCAGCGATTCAAATGGCTTTGAGAGAGGTAGAAAATCGGAAGACAGAATATAAAAATAACGGTATTCAATATTATCAACCTTGGGTATTTTTAATTACTGACGGTGGACCTACAGATAGTTGGCAAAGTGCAGCACAACAAGTTAGACAAGCTGATGCTGATCGCAAAATTAGCTTTTTTGCAGTCGGTGTTCAAGGTGCAAATATGAACATTCTTAGTCAGATAGCACCACCCAATACACCCCCTCTCATGCTTGACGGGTTAAGATTTGCTGACTTATTCCGTTGGTTATCTGACTCTATGAAACGGGTTTCTAGTAGCAAAGTAGGTACAACTCAAGTTTCTTTACCTCCTGTGAGTGGTTGGGCTACAACAAGTACATAA
- a CDS encoding protein phosphatase 2C domain-containing protein has product MQWQAVAKSVIGTKHIKSETPCQDYSSYKIVDQGQVIVGAVSDGMGSAKHSEKGSRLAVETTIKYLINQQNWKYKLDENSWKESFKKLLIEVRNQLDNHAKKYQFNINELDCTLITFVATPKFIAAMQVGDGLIVVRANDQDYELLFQPDKGQYANETTPVTDTAAIREMRFCLKNKGYDFICAATDGIENLALDKKTPKWKPFDNFFKMGLEPSIFSNQSLQDKEIDVEDFLNSKKMNQNTDDDKTLLLCAYSNFLEAREFPDRDTIPNPQPDPISDEEDDITPSPNPNNQDEDIKHFINFIKAELTSIPEAEGIKPIINISKGSLEIIFKSSRPLQYFETLVQKIQEREIVTDKKYIKSLQEVTVYDQEMDGYIRKKARITISAISSDSIIYIVGGVLILSLIAGIVFSFNQFKSNEKPPSNPKTSPPNTQPSTSSKEETNPKPKNSSSPLTTPYNSPENKEQKLQNTPSPKNTTTPTTSRLRS; this is encoded by the coding sequence ATGCAATGGCAAGCTGTAGCTAAAAGCGTAATAGGAACGAAACACATTAAATCTGAAACACCTTGTCAAGATTATTCAAGTTATAAAATTGTAGATCAAGGTCAGGTGATTGTAGGTGCAGTTTCCGATGGTATGGGTAGTGCTAAACATTCAGAGAAAGGTTCTCGTTTAGCTGTTGAAACTACAATTAAGTATCTCATAAATCAACAAAATTGGAAATATAAACTTGATGAAAATTCCTGGAAAGAAAGTTTTAAAAAATTATTAATAGAAGTTAGAAATCAGTTAGATAATCATGCTAAAAAATATCAATTTAATATTAATGAATTAGATTGTACTTTAATAACTTTTGTTGCTACTCCTAAATTTATAGCTGCCATGCAAGTTGGTGATGGGTTAATTGTAGTACGAGCAAATGATCAGGATTATGAATTATTATTTCAACCAGATAAAGGTCAGTATGCAAATGAAACTACTCCTGTAACTGATACTGCTGCTATTCGGGAAATGCGGTTTTGTCTAAAGAATAAAGGTTATGATTTTATTTGTGCGGCTACAGATGGAATTGAAAATTTAGCTTTAGACAAAAAAACACCAAAATGGAAACCTTTTGATAATTTTTTTAAGATGGGTTTAGAACCATCTATTTTTTCTAATCAAAGTTTACAAGATAAAGAAATAGACGTTGAGGATTTTCTCAATAGTAAAAAGATGAATCAAAATACAGATGATGATAAGACGCTTTTGTTATGTGCTTACAGTAATTTTTTAGAAGCAAGAGAGTTTCCTGATAGAGATACAATACCAAATCCTCAACCTGACCCTATTTCAGATGAAGAAGATGATATTACACCATCTCCTAATCCTAACAATCAAGATGAAGATATAAAACATTTTATTAATTTTATTAAGGCAGAACTTACGAGTATTCCAGAAGCAGAAGGTATCAAACCTATTATTAATATTAGCAAAGGTAGCCTGGAAATTATCTTTAAATCTTCAAGACCTCTTCAATATTTTGAGACTTTGGTTCAGAAAATTCAAGAACGGGAAATTGTGACTGATAAAAAATATATAAAATCCTTACAAGAAGTAACTGTTTATGATCAGGAAATGGATGGTTATATACGCAAGAAAGCAAGAATCACTATTTCTGCAATCAGTTCAGATAGTATAATATACATAGTTGGTGGTGTTTTGATATTATCTCTAATTGCAGGTATAGTTTTTTCGTTTAATCAATTTAAATCTAACGAAAAACCACCTTCTAACCCAAAAACTTCACCACCTAATACTCAACCATCTACATCTTCTAAGGAAGAAACTAATCCAAAACCTAAAAATAGTTCATCACCTTTAACCACACCTTATAACTCTCCTGAAAACAAAGAACAAAAACTCCAAAATACTCCATCACCCAAAAATACAACTACTCCTACTACAAGCAGATTAAGAAGTTAA